The following coding sequences lie in one Silvibacterium dinghuense genomic window:
- a CDS encoding response regulator has translation MTEETQTSVLVVDDHPIMRYGVVAIIAARSDMRVVAQTGTASGAVELFREHRPDITLMDLRLPDRSGVEAIREIRSFAPWARLIVLTTYEGDEDIHQALEAGARGYLIKGMPHEALIEAIRKVKAGGRFVPAPVARALASRMPDGELSTREREVLELLVRGKSNREIAELLSIKEATVKSHVSVILMRLNVTDRTQAVITALQRGLAHL, from the coding sequence ATGACAGAAGAGACGCAGACGAGCGTGCTGGTCGTCGATGACCACCCGATCATGCGCTATGGCGTAGTAGCGATCATTGCCGCGCGAAGCGATATGCGGGTGGTTGCGCAGACAGGAACTGCCTCCGGAGCAGTCGAGCTATTTCGCGAACATCGTCCGGACATCACGTTAATGGACCTGCGCCTGCCGGATCGCAGCGGGGTCGAAGCAATTCGCGAAATCCGGAGCTTTGCGCCGTGGGCCAGATTGATCGTGCTGACGACGTATGAGGGCGACGAGGATATTCATCAGGCGCTCGAGGCGGGCGCACGCGGCTACCTTATCAAAGGCATGCCGCATGAAGCATTGATCGAGGCGATCCGGAAGGTGAAGGCAGGCGGGCGCTTTGTGCCTGCACCGGTGGCGAGAGCGCTGGCCTCGCGTATGCCTGACGGTGAACTCAGCACGCGCGAGCGCGAAGTGCTTGAGCTGCTGGTGCGCGGGAAGAGCAATCGCGAAATCGCCGAGCTGCTTTCGATCAAGGAGGCGACGGTGAAGTCGCACGTCAGCGTCATTCTTATGCGCCTGAATGTGACTGATCGTACACAGGCCGTCATTACGGCGCTGCAGCGCGGACTTGCACATCTGTGA
- a CDS encoding carboxypeptidase regulatory-like domain-containing protein codes for MDRNWRRDSLLALLICVLMLGMAAPALAQAVGASLNGQIVDPTGAAIPGATVTVKNTGTGLTLTSKSSEVGTYRVAPLPPGDYTLSVQASGFQSYLQQGITITVDTPATQNVTLKTGDVQQTVTVTANAELLNTTSGSLGQTIDSTSVSQLPLNGRSPSTLVYLAPGMTSGGNTYSQTGFSFPTETTVSANGGTQGSTYFLLDGVPNMDTYLGLPAPFPNADATQEFRVITNNFNAAYGFAPGAVVSIQTKSGTNDIHGGAFDFYRDKVFNAKDWFSHEVNPLHQNQFGGYAGAPIIKNKLFVFANYQGTRNASASTSLSSYLPTQAMLNGDFSAYSSSGQETLPAPFHMVNGVPNQIDPSLYSAVAVKVASDALPLGQQADGLTYYTSPAFINQFDEGTSRLDYDITPNHRLSLRSFVNSFIQPSGDVPGNLLAMNNNWTYDFAINERYYNETLNYTWTISPSTVNVLSAFWTQMNAVNGAEADTKEGQPFCWSNYIDVTELPGQCYVEGFSVGGDGFNVGYYEPSSEGRTTYGLYDQLTKTIGTHTLSFGVDVQHQSAAEQTQYPAAPILDFSGEYTGVGLADYLLGDLSSYTQGAGEIAAVHGWQPGFFAQDEYRFRPNLTLTAGLRWDPNIPPQIVNGRAATFVPGQQSTVYPNAPVGLVFPGDTGIGDGLMRTTYGYWEPRIGVAWQPRSLPHTSVHAGFGLFTSPMIYSDYNHTADNAPFAPTYSLYGTGTTPLDLAAPWSTFAGTNYVSPFPPFASSSYKPASTVAFNSGLSIPATIDPGFKLGTTQSWNVTLEQQIGQAMVLRLAYVGSQTYHAPFILDRNPGVYASAGARSQYTQFGEILDMLSYGTANYHALQVSLERRLSHNLQFQTNFSWSKTQDLASSANISFGTNQLGDPFNLAWSHGISSENVPLRWVGNLTYTTPELRAHNGLLRQVLGSWELSLITTAQSGFPFSVSGGFGANESEALQYEDRADRVSGQGLEVRKGGKSNWINSYYNVNAFVENQPGTFGDSDKNLMQAPPLTYTDAGLFKNFPFLERYNLQFRWEMFNAFNQPSFAAPNSTNQLSYDSTIGNVGGSEGKITATGSEPARIGQMALKLTF; via the coding sequence ATGGATAGGAACTGGCGCAGAGATTCTCTGCTGGCGCTGCTGATCTGTGTGCTCATGCTTGGCATGGCCGCTCCGGCTTTGGCGCAGGCAGTAGGAGCCAGCCTCAACGGGCAGATTGTGGACCCGACGGGAGCAGCGATTCCCGGGGCAACGGTCACGGTTAAAAACACGGGCACAGGGTTAACGCTGACGTCGAAGAGCTCAGAGGTGGGTACCTATCGCGTGGCGCCGCTGCCACCGGGCGATTACACGCTGTCTGTTCAGGCTTCGGGTTTCCAGAGCTACCTGCAGCAGGGCATTACAATCACGGTGGATACTCCGGCGACACAGAATGTGACGCTGAAGACAGGCGACGTACAGCAGACGGTCACGGTAACAGCCAATGCCGAGCTGCTGAACACGACAAGCGGTTCGCTGGGGCAGACGATCGATTCGACGTCTGTTTCGCAGCTGCCATTGAACGGGCGGTCGCCTTCGACTCTGGTCTATCTCGCGCCGGGTATGACTTCGGGCGGCAACACCTATTCGCAGACGGGATTTTCGTTCCCTACGGAGACGACTGTATCCGCGAACGGCGGCACGCAGGGCAGCACGTACTTCCTGCTGGACGGCGTACCCAATATGGATACCTATCTCGGGCTGCCGGCGCCGTTTCCCAATGCCGACGCGACGCAGGAATTCCGCGTGATCACGAACAACTTCAATGCCGCATATGGATTCGCTCCGGGTGCGGTGGTGAGCATCCAGACCAAGTCCGGCACCAATGATATTCATGGCGGAGCCTTCGACTTCTACCGCGATAAGGTCTTCAACGCGAAGGACTGGTTCTCGCACGAAGTGAACCCGCTGCACCAGAACCAGTTCGGCGGCTATGCGGGCGCGCCGATCATCAAGAATAAGCTGTTCGTCTTTGCTAATTACCAGGGGACGCGGAATGCCTCGGCCTCGACATCGCTTTCCTCCTACCTGCCGACGCAGGCCATGCTCAACGGCGACTTCAGTGCCTACTCGAGCAGCGGGCAGGAGACGCTGCCGGCGCCTTTCCATATGGTGAATGGTGTGCCGAACCAGATCGACCCGAGCCTCTACAGCGCCGTCGCGGTGAAGGTTGCGTCAGATGCGCTGCCACTGGGGCAGCAGGCGGACGGACTCACTTATTACACCTCGCCGGCGTTCATTAACCAGTTTGATGAAGGGACGTCGCGGCTGGATTACGACATCACGCCGAATCACCGGCTCTCTCTGCGCAGCTTCGTGAACAGCTTCATTCAGCCTTCAGGGGATGTACCGGGAAACCTGCTGGCGATGAACAATAACTGGACCTACGACTTTGCCATCAACGAGCGCTACTACAACGAGACGTTGAACTATACATGGACGATCTCGCCCTCGACGGTGAACGTGCTCTCGGCCTTCTGGACGCAGATGAATGCGGTGAACGGCGCCGAGGCGGATACCAAGGAAGGCCAGCCCTTCTGCTGGTCGAACTATATCGATGTGACCGAATTGCCGGGGCAGTGCTATGTGGAAGGCTTCTCGGTGGGCGGCGACGGGTTCAACGTGGGCTACTACGAACCGTCGTCGGAGGGTCGTACGACTTATGGGCTCTATGACCAGCTGACGAAGACGATCGGCACGCACACACTCTCCTTCGGTGTGGATGTGCAGCACCAGTCGGCGGCGGAGCAGACGCAGTATCCGGCCGCGCCGATCCTCGACTTCAGCGGCGAGTATACGGGCGTGGGGCTGGCCGATTATCTGCTCGGCGACCTCTCGTCGTACACGCAAGGCGCCGGCGAGATTGCGGCAGTGCATGGCTGGCAACCGGGTTTCTTCGCGCAGGACGAGTATCGCTTCCGGCCAAATCTGACGTTGACGGCAGGGCTGCGCTGGGATCCGAATATTCCGCCCCAGATTGTGAATGGACGCGCAGCGACTTTCGTTCCCGGACAGCAGAGCACGGTGTATCCCAATGCGCCGGTAGGCCTGGTCTTCCCCGGCGATACGGGTATTGGCGATGGGCTGATGCGCACGACATACGGGTACTGGGAGCCGCGCATCGGTGTGGCCTGGCAGCCGCGCAGCCTGCCGCATACCTCCGTGCATGCGGGCTTCGGACTATTTACCTCGCCGATGATCTACTCGGACTACAACCACACGGCGGACAATGCGCCGTTTGCTCCGACCTACAGCCTCTACGGCACCGGCACGACACCGCTGGACCTGGCGGCTCCGTGGTCGACATTTGCGGGCACCAATTATGTGAGCCCATTTCCGCCATTTGCATCCTCATCCTACAAGCCGGCCTCGACGGTGGCTTTCAATTCCGGGCTGAGCATTCCGGCAACCATCGATCCGGGCTTCAAGCTGGGCACGACGCAGAGCTGGAATGTGACGCTGGAGCAGCAGATTGGTCAGGCGATGGTGTTGCGGCTGGCGTACGTGGGTAGCCAGACCTATCATGCGCCATTCATCCTGGACCGCAACCCGGGCGTGTACGCGAGCGCGGGAGCGCGCAGCCAGTACACGCAGTTCGGGGAGATTCTCGACATGCTGAGCTACGGCACAGCGAACTACCACGCGTTGCAGGTGAGTCTGGAGCGGCGGCTGAGCCACAATCTACAGTTCCAAACCAACTTCAGCTGGTCGAAGACGCAGGATCTGGCATCGTCGGCCAACATCAGCTTCGGAACGAACCAGCTAGGCGATCCGTTCAACCTGGCATGGAGCCATGGCATTTCGAGTGAGAACGTGCCGCTGCGCTGGGTAGGCAACCTGACCTACACCACACCGGAGCTGCGCGCACATAATGGCCTGCTGCGGCAGGTGCTGGGGAGTTGGGAGCTGAGCCTCATTACCACGGCGCAGTCCGGCTTCCCATTCTCGGTGAGCGGCGGCTTCGGCGCGAACGAGTCCGAGGCGCTGCAGTATGAGGATCGCGCCGATCGCGTCTCCGGCCAGGGACTTGAGGTGCGCAAGGGAGGGAAATCGAACTGGATCAACAGCTACTACAACGTGAATGCGTTTGTAGAGAACCAGCCGGGAACCTTTGGTGACAGCGATAAGAACCTGATGCAGGCTCCTCCGCTGACCTATACGGATGCGGGCCTGTTCAAGAACTTCCCGTTCCTCGAGCGCTATAACCTGCAATTCCGCTGGGAGATGTTTAACGCCTTCAATCAGCCGAGTTTTGCGGCTCCGAACTCTACCAACCAGCTCTCCTATGATTCGACGATCGGCAATGTCGGCGGTAGTGAGGGTAAGATCACGGCGACGGGATCGGAACCGGCACGTATCGGCCAGATGGCGCTGAAGCTGACCTTCTAA
- a CDS encoding glycoside hydrolase family 2 protein: MSISRREFLSSGVVTGAGLALARFMQPSAASAAEREGPNVTSSAVWPIAPRFREAHSFDQGWQFARSDGSVQGLPSDVAGGDLIPPDDKSWEAVTLPHSVRLEPLNAGGGQNFQGVCWYQKRFTAKPEWRGRVVRLTFDGAMSVADIWLNGRHLTTHYGGYLPFVLDLSPLLDFANGNNHVLTVRLNNKDNPEVPPGKPQGELDFVYFGGLYRSVRLEVIHPVHISDPMFANKTAGGGIFVTYPSVSRDAATVQVQVDVSNVSGRTRHAAVRLELWDAAGMSVAKVEREVEINEGSSHAITQMIVVQQPHLWHPYRPYLYQLHAIVLEEGVSVDDQYLRIGIRTFRFDRDEGLVLNGEKFFSLGANRHQDHPYVGCALPASAHYRDAWKLRDAGFTSYRCHYPQHPAFMDACDELGILGIVSNPGWQFIGDAVFRERVYQDAREMIRRDRNHACVVLWEAQLNETDNRSVAAELYRIVHEEYPGKDCYAAGDRITEPVSGFSGWDVEYSRNDGSRPLWTREWGDQVDNWTDQQGSARVDREWGETPMLVQAARHLTALDEIYAELTEPLKPGNARAAGADLWAGIDYYRGYHHQTYFGSPLDLFRLPKFDYYLFQSQRPASRDASDYGSGPMVFIANFATFQSPTTVIVFSNCEEVRLTQNGKLVATQRPDEGYHLPHPPFTFRLEPFSQLHSMLFATGVAAPGTAIGNVKAEGCIGGVVVATHEIKAPGVATHIELIADTCGRSLTADGADWVRLYAHVCDSRGTTYPYGADQVSFHVDGEGAIIGDERLLANPMRAQVGIATALLRTTPRAGMIRIVASAPGLKAAELQIQSVTG, translated from the coding sequence ATGTCCATCTCGCGTCGAGAATTTTTAAGCTCCGGAGTTGTTACCGGGGCAGGTTTAGCTCTTGCCCGTTTTATGCAGCCTTCTGCGGCCTCTGCCGCCGAGAGGGAAGGCCCCAACGTTACATCTTCTGCCGTATGGCCGATTGCACCGCGTTTTCGCGAGGCGCACAGCTTTGATCAAGGATGGCAATTCGCGCGGTCGGATGGGAGCGTGCAGGGTCTTCCATCTGATGTTGCCGGTGGGGATCTGATTCCGCCTGATGACAAGAGTTGGGAAGCGGTGACACTGCCGCACAGCGTGAGGCTTGAGCCGCTCAATGCCGGCGGAGGGCAGAATTTTCAGGGCGTGTGCTGGTACCAGAAGCGGTTCACCGCGAAACCGGAGTGGCGCGGACGAGTCGTGAGACTAACGTTTGATGGGGCGATGTCTGTTGCCGATATATGGCTTAACGGACGCCATCTGACTACCCATTACGGCGGATATCTTCCGTTCGTTCTCGACCTTTCTCCGTTGCTCGATTTTGCGAATGGGAATAACCATGTTCTGACGGTGCGGCTGAATAACAAAGACAATCCCGAGGTGCCGCCAGGCAAGCCGCAGGGCGAGCTCGATTTTGTTTACTTCGGTGGACTCTATCGCAGCGTACGGCTGGAGGTTATCCATCCGGTCCATATCAGCGATCCGATGTTCGCAAACAAGACCGCGGGTGGCGGCATCTTCGTGACCTATCCTTCGGTGTCGAGAGACGCAGCGACTGTGCAGGTGCAAGTGGATGTTTCCAATGTCTCTGGGCGAACGCGGCATGCGGCTGTGCGGCTGGAGCTGTGGGACGCGGCGGGTATGTCCGTTGCGAAAGTAGAACGTGAAGTCGAGATCAACGAAGGTAGCTCGCATGCGATCACTCAGATGATCGTCGTGCAGCAACCACATCTATGGCATCCCTATCGTCCGTACCTCTATCAGTTGCATGCAATAGTGCTCGAGGAGGGAGTTTCGGTCGATGACCAGTACCTGCGCATCGGGATCAGGACATTTCGCTTCGATCGCGATGAGGGGTTGGTGCTCAATGGGGAGAAGTTCTTTTCTTTAGGAGCGAACCGCCATCAGGATCATCCCTATGTCGGTTGCGCGTTGCCTGCTTCAGCGCATTACCGCGATGCATGGAAGCTGCGCGATGCGGGCTTCACCTCTTACCGCTGTCATTATCCCCAGCACCCGGCATTCATGGATGCTTGCGATGAGCTGGGCATTCTGGGTATCGTGTCAAACCCTGGATGGCAGTTCATCGGTGATGCCGTCTTTCGGGAGCGTGTGTATCAAGATGCACGGGAGATGATTCGCCGGGATCGTAACCATGCGTGTGTGGTGCTATGGGAGGCGCAGCTCAATGAGACGGATAACAGGAGTGTTGCCGCAGAGCTCTATCGCATCGTTCATGAAGAGTATCCGGGCAAGGATTGTTATGCCGCCGGCGACCGGATTACGGAGCCGGTTTCAGGCTTTTCGGGATGGGATGTAGAGTACTCACGCAATGATGGTAGCCGACCCTTGTGGACTCGCGAATGGGGGGATCAGGTAGATAACTGGACCGACCAGCAAGGAAGTGCGCGCGTGGACCGGGAATGGGGCGAAACACCGATGCTGGTGCAGGCGGCGCGTCATCTGACAGCGCTCGATGAGATCTATGCGGAATTAACGGAGCCTCTTAAGCCGGGCAACGCTCGGGCTGCGGGCGCAGACCTGTGGGCGGGGATTGATTATTATCGCGGTTATCATCACCAAACATATTTCGGTTCGCCGCTTGATTTGTTCCGGCTGCCGAAGTTCGACTATTACCTGTTTCAGAGCCAGAGACCAGCGAGTCGCGATGCTTCGGACTATGGCAGTGGCCCCATGGTTTTCATCGCGAACTTTGCGACTTTCCAATCCCCAACGACGGTGATAGTGTTCAGCAATTGCGAAGAGGTGCGGCTGACACAGAACGGAAAGCTGGTTGCAACGCAGCGGCCGGATGAGGGATATCATCTGCCACATCCTCCCTTTACCTTTCGCCTGGAGCCGTTCAGTCAACTGCATTCCATGCTGTTTGCTACCGGCGTGGCTGCGCCTGGGACGGCGATCGGCAATGTGAAAGCGGAAGGATGCATCGGCGGAGTCGTAGTCGCAACCCACGAGATCAAAGCGCCGGGTGTAGCGACACATATAGAGCTGATTGCCGATACCTGTGGCCGCTCGTTGACTGCGGATGGCGCAGACTGGGTACGGCTCTATGCACACGTCTGCGACTCACGGGGGACCACATACCCCTATGGCGCGGATCAGGTGAGCTTTCATGTAGATGGGGAAGGCGCGATTATCGGTGATGAGCGCCTGCTGGCCAATCCCATGCGAGCGCAGGTAGGTATTGCTACGGCATTACTTCGGACAACACCGCGAGCCGGTATGATCCGGATCGTGGCTTCCGCTCCTGGTTTGAAGGCAGCAGAACTGCAGATTCAATCCGTGACAGGATAG
- a CDS encoding sensor histidine kinase, whose protein sequence is MNWLGSLGSRAVWRLWMIALGLLSLGSVAAHGQMSTSPRLQYTQRVWHVQDGLPEETVQAVQQAAEGYLWIGTTGGLVRFDGSRFITYSRSTNPGVSENSIFCLAAVKDGSLWFGTEGGGLVHLEHGSFHSYGPEQGLTDSFVRSVIEDSAGRLWVGTDNGLFRMEHDRALRVDTSQVAPSLAVHAIYEDREHRVWVGGSRLLMFSGGGVHAYRLEGAYSQNRVKSIVQTSDGTVWVGTVSGLQRLRGGRFEAVPGLHATVRTLREMDDGTLWIGTIGHGLFLYSHGLLQSAADRGLLPSKTVLSLATDSAHQMWIGTQDGLTRLSRTPVGVVPLPGGSDPDFETISFDPKGDPEGMVWVAASQVYAIRQQLASLYSFSQLSGVPVRNVFRDREGGLWIGSDGSGAYRVAAGEVTHYSAPETLSNNFVRGFLESRDRAMWIATDEGVTRIANGHVRNYRVRDGLAYFSTRSLIEDNEGKIWIGTDQGLSCWEAGRFVQNEATRMLAKEKIWSILQDRSEAIWFGTRDHGIFRYREGVLEHFTTEQGLTSNSVYQLLEDRFDQLWISSPDSISSIPLSALDSAQPESGAQLPVTTYGMPYDASGAQMYGGRQPAGCVDRDGGLWFPSSKGALHIVPEPAPRLEAPAVMLTDAIVDGRSIPASALHTIPADTSRLEFSYSPLSLRAQGSAHFRYKLEPFDRQWTYAGSSRMAAYTNLPAGRYTFHVAAFPLNNPEAVSETSLTFRKEPHFYASWWFLSLCVVLAGLLVLASYRWRMRLLNLRFQAVLEERSRLAREMHDTVIQGCTSISALLEAISSFERENTSMQHDLLHHARTQVRTTIEEARQAVWNLRHGEEPQQDIAAAVESMAEHTAREFGIPIVCRKTGSAFLIPRSAAHEILMVIREAIYNAVMHGRPSQIWIELEAQSGWRVGQGVGQRAAQLSAVVRDDGMGFDPASPPDDGKPHYGIAGMRERIERLHGEIQWTSVPGSGTTVCFSIRRQALAPAREGIAV, encoded by the coding sequence ATGAATTGGTTGGGTTCACTGGGAAGCCGTGCGGTATGGCGGCTATGGATGATCGCACTCGGGCTTTTATCGCTCGGTAGCGTGGCAGCGCACGGACAGATGAGCACAAGTCCGCGCCTGCAGTACACACAGCGCGTGTGGCATGTGCAGGATGGTCTGCCAGAGGAGACAGTGCAGGCTGTGCAGCAGGCTGCAGAGGGTTACCTCTGGATTGGCACGACTGGCGGTCTGGTGCGCTTCGACGGCTCGCGCTTTATCACCTATAGCCGAAGTACGAATCCGGGTGTATCCGAGAACAGTATCTTTTGCCTGGCGGCGGTAAAGGATGGGAGTTTGTGGTTTGGTACCGAGGGTGGCGGGCTGGTTCATCTCGAGCATGGGAGCTTTCACAGTTATGGGCCGGAGCAGGGGCTGACAGACAGCTTTGTGCGCAGCGTGATCGAAGACAGCGCGGGACGCCTCTGGGTAGGTACGGATAATGGTCTCTTCCGCATGGAGCATGACCGGGCGCTGCGTGTGGATACCTCGCAGGTGGCGCCGAGCCTGGCTGTGCATGCCATCTATGAAGACCGCGAACATCGTGTATGGGTGGGTGGCTCGCGTCTGCTGATGTTCTCCGGAGGTGGGGTGCATGCCTACCGGCTTGAGGGAGCTTACAGCCAGAACCGGGTAAAGAGCATCGTCCAGACTTCCGACGGTACGGTGTGGGTGGGCACCGTGAGCGGGTTGCAACGGCTAAGAGGCGGACGTTTCGAAGCCGTGCCTGGACTGCATGCCACGGTGCGGACACTGCGTGAGATGGACGACGGGACGTTATGGATCGGAACGATCGGACACGGATTGTTTCTCTACAGCCATGGCCTTCTTCAGAGCGCCGCCGATCGTGGATTGTTGCCGAGCAAGACGGTTCTGAGCCTGGCAACGGACAGCGCGCACCAGATGTGGATCGGGACGCAGGATGGATTGACGCGGTTGAGCCGCACACCGGTGGGAGTGGTGCCGCTCCCGGGTGGGTCGGATCCGGATTTCGAGACGATTTCCTTTGACCCTAAAGGGGACCCGGAAGGGATGGTATGGGTCGCCGCGTCGCAGGTCTATGCGATTCGGCAGCAGCTCGCGTCGCTGTATAGCTTTTCGCAGCTTTCGGGCGTTCCGGTGCGGAATGTCTTTCGCGATCGCGAAGGAGGTCTCTGGATCGGCAGCGATGGCAGCGGTGCCTATCGTGTTGCCGCAGGCGAAGTGACGCATTACTCGGCACCGGAGACGTTATCGAATAATTTTGTGCGCGGATTTCTCGAGAGCCGCGACCGGGCGATGTGGATTGCGACCGATGAAGGCGTGACGCGCATTGCGAATGGGCATGTGCGCAATTACCGCGTCCGCGATGGGCTCGCATATTTCAGCACGCGCTCCCTGATCGAGGACAACGAGGGCAAAATCTGGATCGGCACGGATCAGGGCCTGAGCTGCTGGGAGGCTGGACGATTTGTACAGAACGAAGCAACACGGATGCTGGCGAAGGAGAAAATCTGGTCGATCCTGCAGGACCGTTCCGAGGCGATCTGGTTTGGCACCCGGGATCACGGCATCTTCCGCTATCGAGAGGGAGTACTTGAGCACTTCACGACGGAGCAAGGGCTGACGAGCAACAGTGTCTATCAGCTGCTGGAGGATCGCTTTGACCAGCTGTGGATCAGCAGCCCGGATTCCATTTCGTCGATCCCACTCTCGGCGCTCGATTCGGCACAGCCGGAGAGCGGTGCGCAATTGCCGGTTACGACCTACGGCATGCCCTACGATGCAAGCGGAGCGCAGATGTATGGAGGCAGGCAGCCGGCAGGTTGTGTGGATCGTGACGGCGGGTTATGGTTTCCGAGCAGCAAAGGTGCGCTGCACATTGTGCCTGAGCCGGCTCCCCGGCTGGAGGCGCCTGCTGTGATGCTTACCGACGCTATCGTGGATGGCCGTTCGATCCCGGCGAGTGCGTTGCATACGATTCCTGCGGATACGTCGCGGCTGGAATTCAGTTACTCTCCCCTCTCGCTTCGTGCCCAAGGCAGCGCGCATTTTCGCTATAAGCTGGAGCCTTTCGATCGACAATGGACGTATGCGGGAAGCTCGCGCATGGCGGCCTATACGAATCTTCCTGCCGGACGCTACACCTTTCATGTTGCTGCCTTCCCCTTGAATAATCCTGAGGCGGTATCGGAGACATCGCTCACCTTTCGTAAGGAACCGCATTTCTATGCGAGCTGGTGGTTTCTTTCGCTTTGTGTTGTGCTGGCAGGATTGCTGGTCCTGGCTTCGTACCGTTGGCGAATGCGCTTGTTGAACCTGCGCTTTCAGGCGGTGCTCGAAGAGCGCAGCCGGCTGGCGCGGGAGATGCACGATACGGTCATTCAGGGTTGCACGAGTATCTCCGCGCTGCTTGAGGCAATATCTTCTTTCGAGCGGGAGAACACGTCGATGCAGCATGATCTGTTGCACCATGCGCGTACGCAGGTTCGAACGACGATCGAAGAGGCGAGGCAGGCGGTGTGGAATCTTCGTCACGGCGAAGAGCCGCAGCAGGATATTGCGGCGGCGGTGGAGTCGATGGCCGAGCACACGGCCCGCGAGTTTGGTATCCCCATTGTGTGCCGAAAGACGGGCTCTGCATTTCTGATTCCACGATCGGCAGCGCATGAAATTCTGATGGTCATTCGCGAGGCTATCTATAACGCGGTGATGCATGGCCGCCCGTCGCAAATCTGGATTGAGCTGGAGGCGCAGTCCGGGTGGCGCGTGGGACAGGGCGTAGGACAAAGAGCGGCGCAGCTCTCCGCAGTGGTGCGTGATGATGGCATGGGCTTCGACCCTGCCTCTCCGCCTGATGATGGCAAGCCACATTACGGTATTGCGGGCATGCGGGAGCGGATCGAGCGCCTGCACGGCGAGATTCAATGGACAAGTGTTCCGGGCTCGGGAACGACTGTTTGCTTCAGCATTCGAAGGCAGGCGCTGGCTCCAGCGCGGGAGGGCATTGCCGTATGA
- a CDS encoding HAMP domain-containing sensor histidine kinase produces MYVAPTFEAMDRLELNEARSALQAHGPDALAEYLRSLDRAFGGRHFLLSANGTDLITGNSLAGLLPRATDLRYRGYFHGVFHLAQRSDDGQFCFAVVGTAIQTGPATWGYFAVCMIVTTGLLLFSLLYLVFPLRRIRDALHAFGKGQMELRIASHREDEIGQVAANFNAMAERVEQSFRTERLLLQDISHELRAPLARLSLAVHLAKQQRQDDLTAQIETNVKKLSALVGEITEFHQRWSAIENQAPLQDADLEQIVRNAVQDASIEASSRSVTIELQSSSMILHNTRPELIGRVLENVLRNAIVHSSPGSHIEVAMHHQLNEAIVTVRDFGGGVPPERLERIFDPFYREEDSQSERPGLGLGLSIARRGVQWHGGTLHAENASPGLRLIAIFPLNEKANAPSAKQR; encoded by the coding sequence ATGTACGTCGCTCCGACATTCGAGGCAATGGATCGCCTCGAGTTGAATGAGGCTCGCAGTGCGCTCCAGGCACATGGACCAGACGCACTTGCGGAATACCTCCGCAGCCTCGATCGCGCCTTCGGTGGTCGGCACTTTTTGCTCTCTGCGAATGGAACCGACCTCATTACCGGCAACTCGCTGGCGGGACTTCTGCCCCGAGCGACCGATCTGCGATATCGCGGATATTTCCACGGGGTCTTCCACCTGGCCCAACGCTCCGATGACGGACAATTCTGCTTTGCCGTAGTAGGTACTGCAATCCAGACCGGCCCAGCGACATGGGGTTACTTTGCCGTGTGCATGATCGTGACCACCGGCCTGCTCCTGTTCTCCCTGCTTTATCTGGTATTCCCGCTACGCCGCATCCGCGACGCACTGCATGCCTTCGGTAAAGGACAGATGGAGCTGCGAATCGCCTCCCATCGTGAAGACGAAATTGGACAGGTTGCGGCCAACTTCAATGCCATGGCCGAGCGCGTTGAGCAGAGCTTCCGTACCGAACGGCTTCTCCTGCAGGACATTTCCCACGAACTTCGTGCACCTCTCGCGCGATTGTCCCTCGCCGTACACCTGGCGAAGCAACAGCGCCAGGACGACCTGACCGCACAGATCGAAACGAATGTAAAGAAACTATCCGCGCTCGTCGGTGAGATTACCGAATTCCATCAACGTTGGAGCGCGATAGAGAATCAAGCGCCTCTACAAGATGCAGACCTCGAGCAAATCGTCAGAAATGCCGTCCAGGATGCATCGATCGAAGCCTCTTCACGGTCTGTCACGATCGAGCTTCAATCTTCCTCTATGATCCTGCACAATACCCGTCCTGAACTTATCGGCCGTGTACTCGAAAATGTGCTTCGTAACGCGATTGTCCATTCCTCTCCGGGGTCTCACATCGAAGTCGCGATGCATCACCAGCTCAATGAGGCTATCGTCACCGTCCGCGATTTCGGCGGAGGCGTACCACCTGAGCGTCTGGAGCGAATCTTTGATCCCTTCTATCGGGAAGAAGACTCGCAAAGTGAGCGACCTGGTCTCGGCCTCGGCCTCTCTATCGCTCGCCGCGGAGTGCAATGGCATGGAGGAACACTTCACGCCGAGAACGCATCTCCTGGCCTTCGACTTATCGCGATATTCCCTCTCAATGAGAAAGCGAATGCCCCATCCGCAAAGCAAAGATAA